The nucleotide sequence tttaaaaatctccaaatccttcgaaatcacgtcgggaaatttcaccaaaaccggccaccttcgAACTAGGGTTTCCCAACGTCTAAAACTTCCAAAcaaacgtccccgagcttcgtgggaacttcctaaagctcactatgagcttggattgtcctaaaaacgaACCAatacaaagttcatgaatagtgccaaACTCGGTGCTTGTGATTTCGACTTGAAAATGAGGAAAACCTTACTTGAAAATGGGACCTTTGAGTTCGTAGGGCACTCATGAACGCGATGGTGCTAATCTCcacttcgatccatgaaatttcAAGGGTTTTTGGGTCGGTCCGTACAGTttcgtgagggagagagtgagagtgaaccaagaagaggagagagagagggtacgGGGTGAGGGtatcccgtgtgtgtgtgtggtccatcccAAAACAAGTCCAACTTctttccctaaccacacaaattgcaaataatttttaatccatttcaaaattttccaaacttaggaaaatatgcattattCGATAATAtgccacacacataccttagcatCCGTCAAGGACAATTTCGTCATTTCACAACCTCGATAAATagaatctcgggacgggctgtgacaagcAAAATCTAAACTGTTGGTCATACTATATAATTCCTTAATCAAGAAGTATGGGGTCTCAACCAAAAGTTGAAAAGAAATATGGACTaatgagaaaagaagagaaaaatataCAGTTGGAAagcactttaattttttttcaagagcCACAAAGATTTTTACTAAatattggtttcaaaaatattttcttcaaaaacgtttttaaacattttaaaaGCAATTTCAAACGAGCAAAATCTATATTATTGATCATACTATATAATTCCTTAATCAAGAAGTATGGGGTCTCAACCAAAAGTTGAAAAGAAATATGGACTaatgagaaaagaagagaaaaaattaCAGTTGGAAAgcacttaaattttttttttcaagagccACTTATGTTTTACTAAAGAttagtttcaaaaacattttcttcaaaagcgtttttaaacattttaaaagcaattttatacgataaaaaggaaaatgccCACTTACCTAAGGTCCGTGCTATGACTCCTTAGCACGAATATCGAGATGTCATGAACCAACGTCGCCTAGaataattatcaaatcacgtgTCAGAGTTCTTACTGATATaacataatttatataaattatatatagtgtgttttatataaattttttttcaagagccacttagatttttattaaagattGTTTTCAAAAACATTATTCGGAAGCGTGTTtaaacattttaaaaacaatttcagACGAGCAAAATCTATACTATTGGTCATACTATATAATTCCTTAATCAAGAAGTATGGGGTCTCAACCAAAAGTTGAAAAGAAATATGGAGTAACAAGAAAAGAAGGGGAAAAAAACACAGTTGGAAagcactttaatttttttttcccgaGGCACTTAGATTTTTACTAatgattggtttcaaaaacattATTCAAAAGCGTTTCTAAACATTTTAAAAGTAATTTCAGACGAACAAAATCTAAGCTATTGGTCATACTATATAATTCATTAGTCAAGAAGTATGAGGTCTCAACCAAAAGTTGAAAAGAATTATGGACTgatgagaaaagaagagaaaaaaattacAGTTGGAAagcactttaattttttttttcaagagccACTTAGATTTTAACTAAAGATTGgtttcaaaaaaagaaaattcttcaaaagcatttttaaacattttaaaaacaattttggaCGAGCAAAATCTAAACTATTGGTCATACTATAGAATTCCTAATCAAGAAGTATTAGGTCTCAACCAAAAGTTGAAAAGAAATATGGATTAATgagaaaagaagataaaaaaatgcAGTTGGAAAacactttaaatttttttcaagaGCCACTTAGATTTTTACTAAatattggtttcaaaaatattttcttcaaaagtgtttttaaacattttaaaaacaatttagACGAGCAAAATCTAAACTATTGGTCATAGTATATAATTCCTAATCAAGAAGTATTAGGTCTCAACCAAAAGTTGAAAAGAAATATGGATTAATgagaaaagaagataaaaaaatgcAGTTGGAAAacactttaaatttttttcaagaGCCACTTAGATTTTTACTAAatattggtttcaaaaatattttattcaaaagtacttttaaacATTTTAAAAGCAATTTCAGACGAGCAAAATCTAAACTATCAGTCATACTATATAATTCCTTAATCAAGAAGTATGGGGTCTCAACCAAAAGTTGAAAAGAAATATGGGCTaatgagaaaagaagagaaaaaaatatagTTGGAAAGCACCTTAAATTTTTTTCAAGATTCACTtagatttttactaaaaattgattttaaaaacattttctttaaaaacatttttaaacattttaaaaGCAATTTAAGATGAGCAAAATATAAACTATTGACCATACTATATAATTCCTTGAGTAAGttatagcaatggtccctcaactttaatcaaaatgGAGCAATGGTTTCTCaacaaaaaattcattaccatttgtccctcaactcatcaaaatgtgtagctatgatcattttcgtcaactttgtaaaaaatttgtcaaaatgagttatgttggaatgaccattactATAATtggggtcccttaactcatcaaagcgagtagctatagtcatttttgtcaacttcatcagaattttgtcaaaatgatttATGTTGGAAGAACTATTTCTACAATGGAGTTAAATATGTGGGACCATTGCTCcgattgaattaaagttgagggactatttaTCTAGttagattaaagttgagggaccaatggtaatgaatttttagttgaggatgGTCCGCACGTTTTGAAGAGTTGAatgaccaatggtaatgaatttttagttgatgatGGTCCGCACGTTTTGAAGAGTTGAAAGATCAAtgataataaatttttagttgaaaaatCATTGTTCTAATTTAACTAAAATTAACCTTAATAAAAAAAGTACGAGATCTCAACCAAAAGTTGAAAAGAAATACGGACtaatgagaaaagaaagagaaaaaaaaaagtaaagttGGAGAGGCTGCCCAATGAGAACAAATTGACCGTACGCTTACGTCACGTCACAAGTATACGCACCAAGTTCAAAGCTGGGTCAACAGTCATAATTCTGGCGCACAACGGCGGCAAATCCCTCTCCCGCTCACCAAATCCACCCCAAAGGCCATAACTTCTCTTTCTCCATAAACCCTAAAAATCCAGACCACAAAATTGGAAAAGTTTCCGTTCCGACGAAAGCAAGCAGCTTTTCCCAAAATTCACACTCGTCGCGGGATTTTCACACAGTATCAGCAGTGGATTCAGCTTCTTCACTGGTAAGTAGCTTTTTTTGTGGTTCCATTTTTAggaattttggatttttaattttGGTGTTCTGGAGCTGTTTTCGTGGAAGCTCTGTTTGGTTGGCGAGAAAATGCAAGAAAGtggaaatataaaataatttgaATTTGGCATTGCATTTTTTGGTTGCTTAACTTATGTACTAgtagaaatgaaaaaaatttcagagactatatacttatatatatatatctatattatatgtatgtatgtgtatatttGTTTTCTGCATTCTTTTTAAATGACTTGATACTGTTGcatattttgttttcttccatttttatTAGCACTTGAGCAGGTTCCTTTGTAATTTGATTCACGTTTTCATGAAATTTAGTTGAGTCGACAAGATTATAGTTCCTGGGCCTTTTTTAAttgtgatttttcctaatttttttctttttaaactttTGCAGTTCAACGGGTCTGCATATTGGTGCTGATGTTCGTTTTTATACTTGCGAAGAACCTAAGAAGTTAGGGAGATTTTAGAAGTCATGAGTAACTGTGTTGAATCATGCAATGGAGATTTGGTGCAGCTTAGCAATGGCGTGAAAGAAAATGATAATCCGGATCTTGGCCTTCTCCAGGATTTGGATTCTTATTTGGAAGAAATCAATGACCGGTTGACCATATCGAGGGTGGTGAGTGACTCGGTCATCAAGGGGATCGTTAATGCGGTAACACAAGAAGCAGCAGAGAAAATTGCTCAGAAAGAACTAGAGGTGACTAAGCTGAAGGAAATGTTACATGTTCACAGCGTGGGTGGTGATGAAAACGAATTCTTACCCATGGAGCGAGAATCAAAAGTTACTGAAGACAGATTTATTAAAAAAGGTGCCAGAGGTGGCGTGTGTCCTAACTTTCTTGAAGCTGTCGTAGAGCATGATGGCATAGAAAAATCTTGGGGCATCGTAAGAGGAACAACTAAAGAGCAGTTCAACAAGCTCAAGAATGAAATTGATAGAATTAGAGGGTGTAGTTCAATCAAGAGGATTGGTTCTGGTTCTCAGTTGTTGGGCTTGGGTGATGTATCTCACAGATGGATTGATGTGGATAGATTGTTCGATAGCCTGAAAGACACAGTTGAAACTGTCTTTCAACAGGTGGAAGAAATGGTTAGCTCGGCAAAGGCATCAGTCTGTGAATGGCAGCAGGAGCAGGATTTTAAAGCAGAAATAGAAGCACTGGTGATGAGGAATTGTATTTGGagtattgaagaaaaaaatcgGGACCGGTTTTATGGCAATAAGAATTTGAACTGGCATGGAAGGATGGAAGAGATATCAAGTTTACGTGAGGAATTAGATACCATTTCTAAATCACTATCTGTTTCTGACATTGGGCACCTATCTTCTCACGGGTCCTTGGTAGTAGATGAAGAGAGTAATAATCATAAGAAGGGTGACCGTTCACACCACAGATTTTTGAACAATCTTAAATCATCGCCGTCATTATCATTGATATCTTCATCAAACTCAACATCAACATCAACATCAACAtcaacatcaacatcatcatctcTTTGGGAAGTGGATGTCAACCTGCTTACGCATATGTCAACAGATGAATTGAAAAGCTATTTGACTAAATTGAAGAGAAGTCATGAGTCTGATGTGCTGGATTTGACTGAGCAAATTTACAGCCtgatgagagatttttttaaagaaaagggATCCTCTTTGCCATCAAAGAAAAGCAAGGAGTTTGACATGTTGCGTAGGAGAATCTCCGAGGTTATTACCAAATtagatgaagttcttgttgaaAAGGAGGAAGTTGCTACATGTGGTAATAATGAAGAAAGTCTTAGCAGTTTGAAAGAGAGACTGGAATTACTCATTTCAGAAAACCACCACCTCAGAGATTTGCTTGCAAATAAGGAAAGGGAAGTTAAGTGTCTTTCACTTCAAGTTTCTGAAGCTGCTGAGAAAATGTCAGAACACTCCATGGCTGAGGCAAAGTTGTTAAAAACAACTGCAAATCTTAAATCAGCTGTAGAAGATGCGGACATTGAAGCTTTAATTGTTGAAGATACATATGCTTGTATTCTCAGGGAAATGATGGATCAAATTAAAAGCATTGCTGAAGAGTCGCTTGTGGAAAATATTTATATACAACAAATTAACAAAAGTATACTTAAAGAAGCTTCCCACAGTGCTCAACCTGCTAGCCAAtctgaaattgaagatttgaatatGGAGTACACTATCATGCAAGAACATTTTGTACTTGTATTCCAAGAAGCCATGAAAGATGCTGAGCAAAATCTCAAGAACCTGAACGTGAAATATAGAGAAGAAAATGAACTCCGGGTTTCGCTTGAGATGGAAAAACTAGAAAAAGAGAAACAATTTGAAGTTGAGGTTGCGAACAAAGAGAGATTAAAGACAGAAATAGCATCTCTGTCAGAAGAGAAGGAGCAGTTGGCTCATGATGCAACAGCTGCATTGGAAAACGAAAGGGAGCGATATGAATTAGCCGCTCAGGAGCTACATAATTTAAAGGACGAGACATGTCGGCTACTGAAATTGATTTCTGACAGCATTGAAGAGTCAAAGGCAACCAAGCAGCACTTAATTGATGCATTGGAGCAAAATGAAAGATATAAGGCTGACGTGTGCAAGCTAGATCAGAAGCTTGAACTAGCAATGAAAGAGTTGCGCGAAGAGAGGAGAAAGCTTCTTGATGCTAACCAAGAGAAGCAAAATGTTGTTTCTTTGTTTGAAGCAAAAGAAAGGGAGCACAAGCAACAATTGGAATCAATGGCTGTGCATATATCGAAAGTGGTTGCTGAATTTGAATGTAGAGTAACACAAGATATTTCAGGGAAATGTTCAAGGTACTTCCTcagttatttttatcttttattgcTTCCTGTAAATGCTTTTTGCGCGCTAGTTCTGTGTATAGATTTGCTTCCACATTCTTATATGATTCTTGGGACGAGTGATGTTTGTTAATCTAATGGGATGTGTTTCTCCATTCAGAAACCTCATGTGTATGCATGTAAGTTGAAATGATTTTGTTGTATTTTTAAGTGCCTGGAAAGAGGTTTGTGCGAGGTAGAAATGTTATGTGTCAGACTAACCTTTTTTACCTAGATAATATCATTAGTTAGTGTTAACTTAGCCTCATCAGTTCTAGTTTTTGGAGTACAATGATCTTAAAGAAAACACCTTTAATAGTGTTAATGTGATTTCTTCTCGATAATTGTTTAAATCATTACTTAGGTGAAGAGATCAAGGACTTCCATATATTACTCTTTGCTTAAGCAAAAAGCTAATGTGCCTCTGGCCTTGTTTCCAGGTTGAAGAATTTGAGTTATCAATTGTGCTTTCTTAAACAAAAAGCTAATGTCATTGTAAGAAGAGGGTTGCTGTACCAGCAGAGACTTGAAAAGAAATGTTCTGACCTGGAAAAGGCCGAAGCTGAGGTATGTGAATTCAAATCAGATCAGCGTTGTGCATTGATATTTTCCAACTTGATGTTTTGGCCTCATATTATATTTCGTGCTATAAAACCCATGGAATTGAATTGATGCTTGCATAATGCATATACATGTGGGAGAAGCTGTTTGAGATGCCCTGCTGGATGACGGAACAGTGTAAATATGATTGGAAGTTATCTTCCATTACTGACTCTGATATGACTTCCATTTCACAATGTTATGCTGTAGCATTGTAATGTAAGAAaatgaattatatatttttagtatATTGTTTATGAAATTATGATTATGAATCAAACATAGCTTTTGTAGTTTGTGTGCCCTAGATCATTAAAATATACTAAAAACGAGCATTACgatttatttttatcaatacCTTCTATAATGGAGTTTTTATCATTGATTTTCAGGTTGATCTTTTGGGGGATAAGGTGGAGACTCTATTGAGCCTTGTTGAAAAAATACACATTGCCCTTGATCATTATTCACCAGTTTTGAAGCATTATCCTGGAGTAAGATGCTTTCTTCTATTCATTTGTTGTTCATGTTAGCTCTATATGCCTTCTAGATTTCAGAGGAACCAGTGTAAAAGATGAATGCGTTGATGTCTGGAAATATCGGATGCCCGTGTTTGAAAAAAAGACTGATGTCGGTTTTAATATCTATTAAAATTGGCGGGAATGACAGAAATTTACTCCAAGCATGACAGTTAATAAAAACATTAATTGATTCTGAATTATAATAAAAATGTAGTGCTTCTAACAAAAGCACTTCTGCAAATAGGCCCTTATATATTTTGTAGGAATTAGTTGGAATACGTTCTTATCTGCAATAAGTTTTTGGTTCAGAAGATCTAGTGTGGTGAATGCTTTGATGCGCGGAAAGAACATTTGTATATTGACCAAGTATTTTTCTCTTGCGTTTGCAGATAACTGAAATTTTGAAGCTGTTAAGGAGAGAATTAACTGGAGAAACTAAAGCAGCTTGATGCACCCCTTTGCCTTGGTAAGGTTTCCACTTTAATGGTTTCATCTTTCTACAACAGCTCACCATGTCACGTAACTCCTATAAATATGTTTAAATTTTACTTATTTGAGACTGTTAGGTATACTCTTAATGGTCTCGCAATGCATCTTTCGTGTGACGCAGTGTCAGCAGAGTAGTTGTCAGGCAATTCAtcacatttgtcaaaacagccATCCAAGAAAAAGTTGATGAGCCATAAGAGATATAATCCCATATGATAGACATGTTGCAGAAGCAAAATTTGACAAAGGAATGAGATGTGAAATGGTTCGCAACCAATACGGGCAATGCGGAAATAGGGAGCTTGGTTTTTGTGAAGTACAGTTTTTACTCAGTTCTTTTTGTCTAGGAGCCGAGGTAAAACGTCGTCTGGAGTTGACCGCTAGTTCCTCCTCCTTCCATGGTTGGAAGAAGTTGTTTTAGAGTTCACTTAGGTTTAGAGCTTGTTTTGTATGTGTGCCATAGCAATACTACATGTTTGTTTCAGCTGCGCTTTCTGTTGTAAAACTAAAACTCTCtttcataaaataaattaattaattaaaacgaCATCGGAACCGAAAAATCGAACTTTTTTCTTCATTGTTGAAAAATAGAATCATAGATTGCTATTCAATTGTTGCAGATGAAATACAGCTTCTTCTCGGACTTGGTCTCTTCTGATTTTTCCAGTCGTAGTTGCCGGAAATGGCTTCTTCCATAGAATGAATATTTTTGGTATCTTAAACCTGCAAAGATCATAAGAAAATTGTTAAGCATTTTATGGTAAGTGCACACATGTACAAAATTTTCCGCACGAAGCAAGAACGAGAAATTTGAGAACACTACTTGGCTCCTTACCCCGTCAAATTCTTTTGTTTACAATATTGGCAAAGAATCTCACTGGAGATGTGAGGCTTTGTTTTGAGACCGAGTGTTTGATGCTTGTATTCAGCCACTGACAATCTTCTCTTATTTGAACACAAGCAACAACCATCTCGGTTAGACGAGCATCCGGAATTCCGAAGACAACAACGCCGGTGACCCCTGGATGTTGTaaccagtggcggatccaggaaataatgttTGGGGGGTCAATAAGGATAGCGCGCGCAgcgtgaaatttttttttaacagaaacgGCATGCATATCGTCATTTCATCGGGTCTTGGTAGGATAGCGCGACCAGCTACTCCAAAATCCTTGTTCAAAGGTCCTGAACGTTCAAACATGGAGGAAGAGATTGCTTCAACTTGTCGGCCTTCTCGGAATcaaacacacaaagtgtgtaaagGTACTTGGAGCACCGAACCTTGAACTTGATAGCATCCTTGGTCCTCTTGATTTTGACATTGCGGGCATCCTTCCTTCTTGCAGTTAGAAGGAAATCCTTGTCCTCTATTTTATGAGAGTAAAATCTCACACAACGATTGTGCAAAACAATCCAACGTTACCTTTACTGTGTCCAAGAATTGCCCTGGGTGCACGTTTCGCCCTAGAGAAGTATTCGACCACAGAGTGCAAGTCATCAGCCTCTCGCCGATAGTTACCATACTAAAATGTGCCTTCACTTTCCCTGACAACCAAAAATACCACAACTAATCAGCATCAATGTAATCTTAGAtctcaaattgaaaaaaaatgcaaactttGCAAGTACGAACAGTATGATAAGGAAAGAGCCAGGCTTACAACTATGAAACTAACGAGgcagtggcggccgccactcccctcgtCGGGAAACACCACTAGACCCCAGGTCTTCGCCACTCCCCTCGCGCGCCTCGCCGGAAAATAATGGTTCACGCAGAGGCAGAGCCCtctgtttttctgggttttctggGCAATCTGCAGTGCAGATTGcattctaatttaaaaaaaaaaaaaaaccaggccaaaacgacgccgttttggacctggtaaaaaaaaatttaaaaaactaaatcaaaacggcgccgttttgatagttgaatttaaaaaaaaaaattataatgggGTAGGGGACCGCTTCCGCGTGTCACCCCAATGAAACCCTAGCTTTCTTCTTTTGTCTGTACCCCCCACACACACCCCATCTGCACACTGCACACCCTTTACTCTTTTCTATCCTTCTATTCTGTCTTCTTCACCaataatcaacacacacacacacagagcgaGCCACCATCCATCTCAGCCAAGTTGCTCCTCAAACTCCAGCAGCCAAGCCAAAGCCACAAAGTCCTCTTTAATTTCTGTTCCACAAGCCAGTGAGCCACTCTCCTCTCCTCTGAGAGATTGAGCCGGCTCCAATCACTATTTAAaggtaatttttttaattcttaaatgCATAATCCCTACCTTAATTATGTGAATCAAATGATATGGTTATTGATTATTCATGTCATAGTTATTTaatacaaattatgaaattattgaTACGAATTGTTGGGAATTAGAAGAATCATGTGTATGTATAATTGTACATATAGATAAATTGGCATGTCAAAAGTCATCTTTAACTAAACTTATTGGTAATAAGCCACattttgaatgaaattatgaatgataatgagcctattatgcgacgttttcatgacatgaaacctcgccggcaacaattgtaatttgtttgtattgattaattatggaagacattactatataaaaagatttagttgttgccatttttctttaaccttGCATTTTTTTAAGTTCGCTCCTCCCCCCCCGagaaatcctggcttcgccactgtaaCGAGGTGCACACAACAAAACTCTACACAGAACCTGCAACCGAAGTCTTTTTCTTCTCGCGCGCGcgcccttccttcttcttcaaccTGCAACCgaagtctttttcttcttttagacaTTTCATCGAACACGTGGTGTGCAGCTCCAAGAGGTCGCACCAGCAGCTCCAAGGGGTCGCACCAGCAGCTCCAAGGGACCTCTAAGGTTatttccatggcttccaagggGTCGTGCAACCCCATTGACCCCACTGTGGCTCCGCCTCTGGTTGTAACAGGGTGCGCTCCACCTACAGATTGGAGataattaatgaaataagtaaATATACTTTTCTAAATCGGTAAATCCGTGACAAAAAAATCTAGATTTTATGCTCCAGTTATATGTAACTTTGAAACTCTCGTATCTCTTCAGGGTAAATGTTCTCCCCTCCACTTTTGATCCGACCATTTGCTCGTCCGATTAGCCATACATTACCTGAGTCATCAGTGGATCCAATGTCACCGGCGTCAAACCATTCTTTATCACCGGAAACTGACGCATTTGGTGGACTTCCATGCCAATATCCGAGCATGACATGCTGGCCTCTAGTTAAAATCCTCCCCACACGAGAAGAGCCGTCAACTGAGATCTTCAGTTCTACGTGAGGAGAAGGCTTCCCAACATAAACACCTCTTCCTTGTTGAACCATTCTTAGCGGCTGGCCGGCGGTGTCAGCAGTTGGTTCGTACAGAGTCATGAAGGTTAACGACGAGCATGTCTCCGTCATTCCTGAGttatccaatcaaattcaatccTAGGCGCCAAACGAGCACTAAGTATATGAGCGAGGGAACCTGCTGGGATAAAGAGAGACTTATTACCATAAGCTGAGAGAAGCTTAGCTTTTGGGAACAATTTAATGGCAGCTTTGGTCAGCTCAATTGACAAGCCTCCACCTCCATTTAATACCTTCTTCACACTATCTATCCCTTTCCATGTTTCCTTCTCCCCGACAGATTTCGGAACATGAACTTCGAAAAACAACAGTTCAAGACTCATGTGTGCACTGCATATGAAAGACAGAAAAATTCGTTCTTTCATGCGTGTGATACAAAAAAAGGGTCGTCATTTACCTGAATCTAGAAACCAAATTGGCCATCATTGCCGGAACGGTGATCAGAGAAGTCACGCTATGTAGCTCTATGGATTCGAGGGCGGATTTAGCCTCAAACTTGGGCATCAAGACATGGCACGCTCCCACCATCAGCATTGCCAGGGCAGATGACAAACCACCAATGTGGCACAGCGGAGCAGCGTGCAAATAAACCTACAAATATCCACACCATTAAATGTTATGAACTCGTTCAATTTCACGATCTGAATCTCGTTCAACCCCTGCTTTCATGCGAAAATCTAATTTGAGCGTTCTCCACGCAAACTACAAGAAGAAGACATGCATACATAATCCTCACCGTAGCCAACAATGGCGATTTTCGATGGGGACTGTATGATAAAAGCCGAGTGGCTTAGGTTAACTCCCTTTGGCCTTCCAGAGGTTCCTATGTAACAAGAACAATTTTAGAACCTTTTGAGgacaaagaaagagagagtagAGATCATACCAGAAGTGAAGCACATGATCACAGCCCCCTCAGGCGCCCAGGAGTAATTCAACGTCGGCCCAGCGGCCCAGCCCCAACGGAGTTCTTTTTAATCGATTCATTAGTTATCACTGGCCAAACAAAGAATGCAGATTAACACATTAAACCAACTGGTTTTTGTTACAATTTTCTGAACGTAAAATTCATGTCTTAGAAACTACATACGATTATTCGAAGCCCTTACGACA is from Malus sylvestris chromosome 5, drMalSylv7.2, whole genome shotgun sequence and encodes:
- the LOC126623858 gene encoding WPP domain-associated protein-like, whose product is MSNCVESCNGDLVQLSNGVKENDNPDLGLLQDLDSYLEEINDRLTISRVVSDSVIKGIVNAVTQEAAEKIAQKELEVTKLKEMLHVHSVGGDENEFLPMERESKVTEDRFIKKGARGGVCPNFLEAVVEHDGIEKSWGIVRGTTKEQFNKLKNEIDRIRGCSSIKRIGSGSQLLGLGDVSHRWIDVDRLFDSLKDTVETVFQQVEEMVSSAKASVCEWQQEQDFKAEIEALVMRNCIWSIEEKNRDRFYGNKNLNWHGRMEEISSLREELDTISKSLSVSDIGHLSSHGSLVVDEESNNHKKGDRSHHRFLNNLKSSPSLSLISSSNSTSTSTSTSTSTSSSLWEVDVNLLTHMSTDELKSYLTKLKRSHESDVLDLTEQIYSLMRDFFKEKGSSLPSKKSKEFDMLRRRISEVITKLDEVLVEKEEVATCGNNEESLSSLKERLELLISENHHLRDLLANKEREVKCLSLQVSEAAEKMSEHSMAEAKLLKTTANLKSAVEDADIEALIVEDTYACILREMMDQIKSIAEESLVENIYIQQINKSILKEASHSAQPASQSEIEDLNMEYTIMQEHFVLVFQEAMKDAEQNLKNLNVKYREENELRVSLEMEKLEKEKQFEVEVANKERLKTEIASLSEEKEQLAHDATAALENERERYELAAQELHNLKDETCRLLKLISDSIEESKATKQHLIDALEQNERYKADVCKLDQKLELAMKELREERRKLLDANQEKQNVVSLFEAKEREHKQQLESMAVHISKVVAEFECRVTQDISGKCSRLKNLSYQLCFLKQKANVIVRRGLLYQQRLEKKCSDLEKAEAEVDLLGDKVETLLSLVEKIHIALDHYSPVLKHYPGITEILKLLRRELTGETKAA